aAACCATGGATGATGTCACAACATGGGTAAAAGATTTATTCAGGAGCAAGAAAGACTAATTGAATTTAATGTAAAAAGAGTACAAAAAATTCATTACatggtttcagattccacattgcaACTTTTAAGAAACTCCCACTTAAGTTTGGTATAATACCAAAGAAAACTACCCACAATAAAGTGAAAACAGTTAAAAACACTCCTTTTTCTAACTACATTTTCTGTGTAAGGTATGGTTTTCTTCATATACTTCTATCAAACAACATATTGTAAAGAATTAAATGCAATTCTTTGAGAATGAGCATGAGAATCCAGCTATCTTCTATTGAGCCAGATAGTAAAGAGAActgcaaaattttaaagtaatgtcACTCCTCACATTTTTCTTGGaagttatttttcataaacatATTATTCATGTTAACATgcaatgagtttatttttgttattaacttaatgtttttaaaagttcttaatttctaatatggtaaCCTAGGTAAACATGCTCTCAGTCCTCAATCATTTTACGAGTGTAAGGAGAACTGACAACTTCTGCTATTATGTTACTAATGCTTCTAACTTGCTAGAAAGTCTCTGCTTTAAAAACAGTTCTACTCATCAAGGGGCCAGTTTCCTCTTTATCCACCACAGGTTCTACACCGATCATTTGGTTAACTGTAAATGATTACTTTTCTGATTTATGACTTCATAAAGCACAGTTTCTGGTGTAAACAAAAACGTTAAGCACTAGATTCTTTTCAACAAGCATGTATAATTACacatttttctgaaaacatttttctctatGTAAAAGATCAATTCATATAAAAAACTGTTAATACCTGCTTTGTTGCATCGCGtcttaaaaatgtcaaaaaaagtTGGCCTCTCTTTGCATCCAATCGGCATTTTTATCTACACTATTCCTTCAAAGTTTGGTGAGTCTGCAAAAGAGAACACCAAAACACACTTCACACGTACGCAGTCCTTGCTAAGTGAGTCTGAGGTAAAACCGGAAGAGGTAAACCTGCCTGAAGCTACATTGTTTAAGACAAGAATCGAACTCACCGCGGGCAAGTAAGTATTCTGTATTTGTGCAGTCCAATAGAGCAGCCATTAGCCACATGACTCATCTCAACTGTGGCAAGTCTGCTCaagaacagaattttaaattattatttaatcttCATTAACTAGTCACGTGTGGCCAGTGGCTGCGCAGTTAGCAGAGGGCTATTAGATAAACACCGGGAAACAATTCCCAATCAGTAAATTTTCGTTAACACAGCAACTACCTGGCGACTAAGCGATGACGCAGATACAATGTGCCACAGGCTATGAAACATTTTCCAAAACAGCAATATTCCGGTAAAGTAACTTCATCGTGATTCCAATGAAGGAAATTTCAGCCTGGGACATGTGGGCCGAGCGGCGCCCGAAGCTGGGCCAAGGAGTCCCCGGGAAGGGGCGGGACTGGAGCCTCCGGCCGAGGACCTGATCCCTTCCCCCTGTCGGTGCGGAACGGGAAAGGACCAGTGAGGGCAGGAGGCTCGGCTCCCACCCGAGCACCGGAGGCGCTCCCCGCTGCCTGAGACCGCGGAAGGCTGCCCATCTCCACTCTCCACCCCTGCCAACACTAACCGCCTTCAGAGGTGAAGctggtttatttttttggccagagGAGGCTGACACAACGCACAGGTACTCAGATAAGAAACCGGATCGCTCAGGCTCCTTCGCGGACACCCACCGCCCCAGACAGCAAACTTCAGCAGCCGCACCTCCGCCCACCGGGTTTCAGATTCTCGCGCCAAAACCCCGCTCTCGGGATATGTCACGCGATGACGCCATGACGCAGCACGCAGCGTAAACGCCCACCGGAATCGGACTCTGGCCGCGCCGTCAGTGCTGCCGCTTGTGGCCAGGGCTAAACCTCGTGCCAGTCCGGAGTCGCTAAAGAAAGAGCCGGGATGCTCGTTCTCTTCTTCCGAGCCTTCAGAGTACCAAGCCGCGCTGTTTGGAGGGACCACGCCCCATGTATACGCCCTGCCTTCCCCCTCCTCCGCTCCGTCTCTCGTTTGGatggccgcccccgcccccgacgCGGCCTGCGGTCTGTGAAGTCTTTGTTCTCTATTAAGAGGGCGTCGCCCAAAGTGGGCAGACGTTAGAAAACCCCACAGTGGTCAGTCGGTGCGGATGACTTCTTGCCCAACGGAGAGCTCCCTATAGAGTGGAAGGGGCTGAGATTTGAAGCCAGAGTACATTGGTTATAGACTGCGTGTTGCTGTTGGGCAGCAGAATTTCAAAAACCTCTGAGACTCTCCCGGCTTGAAAAGTTGTTAAGCCTATCTCAAGTCTCTTGTAGTTTTGGATAATACTTCCTCCTGCAGGCTTCCGTAGCATCCTTGACGTATCCTTGACGCTCCTAGGATACTAAGCACCTGTTTTGTGCCTGACTTGCTCTTGAAACTGCTCTGGAAGACAGCAGTCTCACTCAGAGTATGGGCTATGGCTAGCACAAGGCTTAATTCAGGTGTTTACTGTAGGATCTCGAAAGCTTTCAACTGGATTCTGAAGGTGATAGTGGCTCATAGGCCTTGCTACTATCCAAAGGCTCCTGACCAACGAACAGTGAAAGCAACTTTGGATTCGAAAAAGGGTGCCATTTACTTGGTACCTGAGGTGTCATTTTAGTTTGATCATTATCCTTGGCTGTAGACAGCTTTGCAATACACATAGATACAAGAGCTTATGATCATCTAGGTCTAAATAGCACAGATACCCAGGCCTGTGATCTTTAGCCAATAACAACTACCTCTTAATGAGCATCTGTGAGTTATTCTTTATGCTTTATAAGTAATATCACCTTTAACCTTACgataatcttaaaaatttttgagTATTGTCAGATGGGGAAACCGAATCATCCAGTTGATTTATAAGTAATATTATGTTTAACCTTATGATAATCTTATAAATTTTCTGGTATTGtcaaatggggaaactgaatcATCCAGTTGAGTAAGTTGTCTAGTAAACAAGGCccaggtggacagaggagcctggcgtactactgtccatggggttgcaaagagtggaacactactgaagcgatttagcatgcagtGCGCAAGTTTCAGTTCAAGTCTTTTACTTAAGATACTTAAGTATCCTGTGATTAAGTCTGCGTTTAACCTCTAAGAACAGtttgcttcttttcctcttttggggAGAATTCTCACTAGAGTGGACTAATGAGAACGGTTGGCATGTTATACAACCCTCTGAAATGTGTTTTTTCACTAAATACACTGTCCCGCCAACCCCCATAACTATGCTTCTTGCTGCTGCAGAACcaggttttttatatttatgcATCCTGCCATAATACTGTCTTCTTTATGCTCACTCTAATAGTGCAGCAGCTCAAATTTTGCTGCTTGTattcaatcttttttatttttaaaacacagtctCTGAAATTGTAAGTCAGTATAGGAATaaattggagcttccctggtagctcaaatggtaaagaatctactgcaatgcaggggatctgggttcgatccatgggttgggaagaagggcacggcaacccactccagtattcttgcctggagaatcccatggacagaggggcctggtgagttGCAGTTCATAGGATCACCAAGAGTCGGATGACTGAAGACTATGCATGCATAGGAATAAATTAGAATTACTAATTTAAGCATGTGTGTGAATAAGAAGTTAAATGAAaaacagctttgaaaaaaaaagattcaagagCCGTGAATTGAGAGGCAGAGAGCCCAATTAGGGATCAGGTGGCAATTAGGCCTCTTGATGTAGGGATATCGCCTTCCCTCCTCCAATTTGGGTAATAGGCAGCAGCACTCCTCAGAATCTGAAATAAATGGAGAAGCTCCGGAAGAACGTGAACCAACGTGACCTGGAGAAAAAGGGGGCGGGTGAAGGTGGAAGACAAAACAAGGCCTGAAACAAACTGCCTCGGGATATTGCGCTGCGCCTGGGTGCCAGGTGGTCGGATGGAGCGCGTCTTCTGTGTTCCCTACAGCTTGTCTCCCGGCTATGGGAACATGCTGCGTTTGGGCCAGTCTGGACTCTCTGAGCACAGACAACCGCACTGGAGGCAAACCAATGTTCCCCCCACTTTCCTGGCCAGGCCCAGGCTGCTGATGCCCTCCAGTGCCTCCGACTGCTGCATGGACCCTTACAAGAGAGCCCAGCTCATGGCCGTTTTCTCCCATATGAACCCCGGCCTGAGCCTGCGGCTGCGCAAGGCCAACACCAAAGATGTGGGTGTGCAGGTGAGCCTCCGGGTGGGCAAGTCTGTGCAGTGCTCTCTGGGGCCTCGCACCCTGGACAGCCTCTCCCCCTGGGCCAGCGCAGGCCACAGTGCACCCGCGTCTGCTTGGGGCGTCTCTTCACCGGTGCCCGGCCACTGGGGCCAGGTGCAACTCTCGGGTCCTCCCGAGGCTGGCCAGCTGCCCCCGCCActgccaccaccagcaccaccaccaaggTTGGAAGAGGATCCCCCCGAGGAACTCCAGCCGCGTGAGGAGCTGGTGGAGGAAGACTCCTCGAGCcctcgggagaggaagagcaaGCCGGCCCCGGTAGACTCCAGCCAGCCGCTTGGGAGGCCCAACTTCCAGGTGAGCTTTCGCTCCCTTAGccttaccttttttttcccccgccATTTCTGGCCCCATGAGAGCAGAATCTTCTTGCGCTTCCTCCCTTTATTTGATAAAGGAGAGAGGAAGTTCTGAAAACATGTATTTTACATGTTCTgtgtgggtttttaaaatttatttattgatgaACTGCTTTGGGTCTGATTGGCGGCTCGCGGGATCATTCCTTGCAGTGTGcctgcttttctctagttgctgctcgtgctctagagcccctgGCTCAGTAGTTTCCCACTAGAGGTCCAACCCACCTCCCCGTATTGgaaagcaaattcttaaccactggaccactagggaagtccctgtgtttttgctttgtttctttagcTCTTTGGTAAAATGAGGAGCCAACTTTAAGCCTGTGAAACCCCAAAAGTTTGGGAACCATAGCTGTTGCAAATGAGGCAAAAgaggggtttggggtttgtgaAGTATGTGATCAGATCTTTACTTTGTGCAGCTGGTGCTCATGGCCTTGGGGAAAACAGATTGGAAAAGCCTGAGAGAAGCTAGAAAAGTCCCACAGTAATCAGTCCTTGACAGCTGAGTTCATGTGCTGACCTTGAGAATAGCTATGAGTGAGGTTAAGGAGGCTTCCTGTTTTTTACTTATACAAAAACCACAAGGATAGCAGGATCTGGCTttttatcctcctgcccccttcacccctcagggcttcccttgtggctcaattgATAAAAAAAACcgcctgcaatgcgtgagacctgggttcaatccctgggttgggaagatcccccggaaaagggaaaggctacccactccagtattctggcctggagaattccatggactatatacagctcatggggtcacaaagagttggacacgactgagtgacttctcactttcacttttgacccCTCAAGATGGTAAAGGATTTTTCCTCCTTATTTGCAGTTTTTAGAACCCAAATATGGCTATTTTCACTGTAAAGATTGTAAGACCAGATGGGAGAGTGCTTATGTGTGGTGCATTTCTGGAACTAATAAGGTAAGTGAAAGTGAGTGATACGCGGGAGAAGAATGGGGCTGGCATGGATGTTAAATGCAGGAAGACTGTGTGTCCTAATGGGATGTGACTATAACTCAGCCTTAGTACCAAGGACATAGTAGGTGCTAAGCAAAGGTTCGGACTGAACGAAATTGGGCTGTCCACAAGAGCTTGAGCTCCTGAACCACATCCTGGTGTTACATTTGGTTTGGTAGTTGCCTTGGACAAAATTTTACCTTATTTAGATGAACTCTTGACCTTGTATACATTGGGatttgttataattttttaattggggtatattAATAGTTGCCTTACAGTgttgttagcttctgctgtacaaccaaGTTAAtcagatgtatgtatacatatatcctctccctcccaGATGTTCCTGCTATCCCACCCCCAGTCCGGCCCATCTAGGTCTCtacagagcactgaactgagttccttgtgctatacaacagATTCCCCCTACCTGTATAATCATTTTTTAGTCGGTGTATTGTAACAGATTTGTGCTTTAGCTCTAGACAATTTCCATTGTTTGTCCACAAGGTGGGGCAATGAGAGAAATGATTTATTGTGAAGGTTAACCTTGAGAGACTGACTCATTTAGGCTCCACGCCTTAATTTGAATTAGTTGTCACCATATTACG
The sequence above is a segment of the Budorcas taxicolor isolate Tak-1 chromosome 12, Takin1.1, whole genome shotgun sequence genome. Coding sequences within it:
- the ZAR1L gene encoding ZAR1-like protein, which codes for MERVFCVPYSLSPGYGNMLRLGQSGLSEHRQPHWRQTNVPPTFLARPRLLMPSSASDCCMDPYKRAQLMAVFSHMNPGLSLRLRKANTKDVGVQVSLRVGKSVQCSLGPRTLDSLSPWASAGHSAPASAWGVSSPVPGHWGQVQLSGPPEAGQLPPPLPPPAPPPRLEEDPPEELQPREELVEEDSSSPRERKSKPAPVDSSQPLGRPNFQFLEPKYGYFHCKDCKTRWESAYVWCISGTNKVYFKQLCCKCQKSFNPYRVEAIQCQNYGWRLFRYSPTLPWFLRVLLHVGSSAILFMKSPTGNKRENSLTKPFEG